Proteins co-encoded in one Jeotgalibacillus malaysiensis genomic window:
- a CDS encoding protein YpmA — translation MKEVNLMGEKIEIISTVTVDHSKDLYKIVDALNRSLKRDDLMFGLALDQNDQSKAVFTIYRT, via the coding sequence ATGAAAGAAGTGAATCTGATGGGTGAGAAGATTGAAATCATTTCAACAGTCACAGTGGACCATTCAAAAGATCTGTATAAAATTGTAGATGCATTGAATCGTTCACTGAAAAGGGATGACCTGATGTTTGGTCTGGCGCTTGATCAAAATGATCAGTCAAAGGCTGTATTTACGATATACAGAACATAA
- a CDS encoding aspartate decarboxylase produces MYRTMMSGKIHRARVTEANLNYVGSITIDEDILDAVGMYPNEKVQIVNNNNGARFETYIIKGKRGSGVMCVNGAAARLVQEGDVIIVISYMLVENEAAKNHHPKVAIMNEHNEITDMIHHEPEATIMG; encoded by the coding sequence ATGTACAGAACAATGATGAGTGGAAAAATTCATAGAGCAAGAGTAACAGAAGCGAACCTTAATTATGTGGGGAGCATCACAATAGATGAAGATATTCTTGATGCTGTAGGCATGTATCCAAATGAGAAAGTACAAATTGTCAATAATAATAATGGCGCCCGCTTTGAAACGTATATTATTAAAGGCAAGCGTGGCAGCGGCGTTATGTGTGTGAACGGGGCAGCAGCGAGACTGGTTCAGGAAGGCGATGTAATTATAGTCATTTCATATATGCTGGTTGAAAACGAAGCTGCAAAGAACCATCATCCCAAAGTGGCAATTATGAATGAGCATAACGAGATAACAGATATGATCCACCATGAGCCTGAAGCAACGATCATGGGCTAG
- a CDS encoding pantoate--beta-alanine ligase — MIILSTVREIKQYIKDVKRQGKTIGFVPTMGFLHEGHLSLVKQSVEQCDVTVMSIFVNPLQFGPGEDFDRYPRDMKRDILLAEKSGVNILFNPDVKELYPSDPSVTVKAVERTDVLCGASRPGHFDGVVTVLSILFNLIDPDKSFFGQKDAQQVAVVEGLAGSLHFPTEIISVKTIREDDGLAKSSRNVYLSKDERHEAPVIYQALQKGAAVYLEKGRVAAIEHVKDELSAVSGEIDYIEILTYPELKVPSESDTRLILAAAVRFERARLIDNIIFTTEEESVCTEQ; from the coding sequence GTGATTATTTTAAGCACGGTGCGGGAAATAAAGCAATATATAAAAGATGTCAAAAGACAGGGCAAGACGATCGGCTTTGTTCCAACAATGGGTTTTTTACATGAGGGTCACTTATCCCTTGTGAAACAGTCAGTTGAACAGTGTGATGTTACTGTCATGAGCATATTCGTTAATCCTTTGCAATTTGGACCGGGTGAAGATTTTGACAGATATCCGAGAGATATGAAGAGGGATATACTGCTTGCTGAAAAATCCGGTGTAAATATTCTTTTTAATCCTGATGTAAAAGAACTGTATCCATCAGATCCTTCAGTGACGGTTAAAGCTGTTGAGCGTACAGATGTACTTTGCGGTGCATCAAGACCCGGGCATTTTGACGGCGTTGTGACAGTGCTGTCAATCTTATTTAACCTGATTGATCCTGACAAAAGTTTTTTCGGGCAAAAGGATGCACAGCAGGTGGCAGTAGTTGAGGGACTTGCAGGCAGCTTACATTTTCCGACTGAAATCATTTCAGTTAAAACAATCAGGGAAGATGATGGACTTGCTAAAAGCTCAAGAAATGTTTATTTAAGTAAAGATGAAAGACATGAGGCGCCTGTCATTTATCAGGCGTTACAAAAAGGTGCAGCAGTTTATCTCGAAAAAGGCAGAGTTGCTGCTATTGAACATGTTAAAGACGAGCTCTCAGCAGTCAGCGGAGAGATTGATTATATAGAAATCCTCACCTATCCAGAACTAAAGGTGCCTTCTGAGTCAGATACCCGTCTGATACTAGCTGCTGCGGTGAGGTTTGAGCGGGCAAGACTAATCGACAACATCATATTTACGACTGAGGAGGAATCTGTATGTACAGAACAATGA
- a CDS encoding 3-methyl-2-oxobutanoate hydroxymethyltransferase: protein MKTTADFLKMKQNGEKITMVTAYDYPSAKAAEEAVTDMILVGDSLGMVVLGYNSTVPVTIDDMIHHAKAVRRGAKNTFIVVDMPFMTYHLSREETLKSAARIMQESGADAVKVEGAGNVLPMIEALIESGIPVMAHLGLTPQSAGVLGGFKVQAKTADQARQLISDAKACEKVGAFSVVLECIPQQITEKVSAECDIPTIGIGAGVQADGQVLVFHDLVGFGDHRVPKFVKKYTEVYPDIAGAIRQYNKEVKAEAFPTEAHSFNLKEEERISLYGGTKS from the coding sequence ATGAAAACAACTGCTGATTTTTTAAAGATGAAACAAAACGGTGAAAAAATAACAATGGTCACAGCTTACGATTACCCTTCTGCAAAAGCAGCAGAAGAAGCTGTGACTGATATGATTCTTGTAGGCGATTCGCTTGGTATGGTCGTCCTTGGATATAATTCAACAGTGCCGGTTACGATAGATGATATGATCCATCATGCTAAAGCAGTGAGAAGAGGAGCTAAAAACACTTTTATTGTAGTGGATATGCCATTTATGACCTATCATCTTTCTCGTGAAGAAACATTAAAATCTGCTGCCCGTATCATGCAGGAGTCAGGTGCAGATGCAGTAAAGGTAGAAGGCGCCGGAAATGTACTGCCTATGATTGAAGCACTGATTGAAAGCGGGATTCCTGTTATGGCACATCTCGGCTTAACTCCTCAAAGTGCAGGCGTTCTTGGTGGTTTTAAAGTGCAGGCTAAAACAGCCGATCAGGCAAGACAGCTGATCAGCGATGCTAAAGCCTGTGAAAAAGTCGGCGCATTTTCAGTTGTCCTGGAGTGTATTCCACAGCAGATTACCGAGAAAGTGTCAGCTGAATGTGATATTCCGACAATCGGAATTGGAGCGGGTGTTCAGGCAGATGGTCAGGTTCTAGTATTTCATGACCTAGTCGGTTTCGGGGATCACCGAGTTCCGAAGTTTGTTAAAAAATACACTGAAGTGTATCCGGATATAGCCGGTGCAATCAGACAATATAATAAAGAAGTAAAAGCAGAAGCATTTCCTACTGAAGCACATTCTTTTAACCTGAAAGAAGAAGAAAGAATTTCACTTTACGGAGGCACAAAGTCGTGA
- a CDS encoding biotin-[acetyl-CoA-carboxylase] ligase, translated as MASKIRESILEALSSSDNSYFSGQELADQAGCSRTAIWKHIEDLRSSGFMIESRRKKGYRLLGKTDELNENNLLVGLKTETLGRSVLFLESVESTQKIAHRLAQETAPEGTLVIAEEQVSGRGRMARSWHSPKGTGIWMSLLLRPSLPPQKAPQFTLIAAVAIVEAIKDKCDLDVDIKWPNDLLINGKKVTGILTELQADSEQIHSLIIGMGINVNQSAEDFSDDIREIATSLHIESDKTFSRAGIVQEILSNLEKYYAVYIKEGFEPIKEIWEKYAVTIGRQITARTLNKEIKGFASGITNEGVLKLIDETGETHLIYSADIE; from the coding sequence ATGGCTTCAAAGATAAGAGAATCTATACTGGAAGCACTTTCTTCTTCAGATAACAGCTACTTCTCCGGTCAGGAACTTGCAGATCAGGCGGGTTGTTCAAGAACTGCTATATGGAAGCACATTGAAGATTTAAGGTCCTCAGGCTTTATGATTGAATCCAGACGAAAAAAAGGATACAGGCTTCTTGGCAAGACTGATGAACTTAATGAAAACAATCTGCTGGTTGGTCTGAAAACAGAGACACTTGGCAGGTCCGTTCTCTTTTTGGAGTCTGTTGAAAGCACACAAAAAATCGCGCATCGCCTTGCACAGGAGACTGCACCTGAGGGAACGCTGGTAATTGCTGAAGAGCAGGTCTCAGGTAGAGGCCGGATGGCAAGATCCTGGCATTCACCAAAGGGAACGGGCATATGGATGAGTTTATTACTGAGACCTTCTCTTCCGCCTCAAAAAGCTCCTCAGTTTACATTAATAGCAGCTGTTGCGATAGTAGAAGCGATTAAAGATAAATGTGACCTGGATGTAGATATAAAATGGCCTAACGATCTCTTGATTAATGGAAAAAAAGTAACGGGCATTTTAACAGAACTTCAGGCGGATAGTGAACAGATTCACTCACTTATTATCGGAATGGGCATTAACGTGAATCAGTCAGCTGAGGATTTTTCTGATGACATCAGAGAGATTGCAACCTCTCTTCATATTGAGAGTGACAAAACATTCTCAAGAGCAGGTATCGTTCAGGAGATTTTATCTAACCTTGAAAAATACTATGCTGTCTATATAAAAGAGGGTTTTGAGCCGATTAAAGAAATATGGGAAAAATATGCTGTGACGATTGGCAGACAGATCACTGCAAGAACGTTAAATAAAGAAATTAAAGGCTTCGCATCCGGAATTACAAATGAAGGTGTACTGAAACTGATTGATGAAACCGGAGAGACACACCTGATCTACTCAGCTGATATTGAGTAG
- a CDS encoding CCA tRNA nucleotidyltransferase yields MNKLFGQALPVLNDIEAHGFEAYFVGGCVRDYFLKREINDIDIAVSATPEEIKKIFNKTIDIGIEHGTVMVLHEKGQFEVTTFRTESTYSDSRRPDEVTFVRSLEEDLKRRDFTMNAMALSSSYQLTDLFGGRIDLSNREIRTVGIPDERFNEDALRMLRAVRFVSQLDFSIEHHTFEAIKKNAHTLTKVAQERITAEFEKLLAGPAMQKALQYAVTADILSYIPDLITKNIVMLLKELKWQSLQPEERLALIICIGEYQDIFVLLKKWRMSNKVIQKQKLLADLLQLRKNRMFNRVDLYHYGIEAVKSAERITAVWNREYFNSEHLDNLYQSMVIKTRSDLAFRGSHLIKWTGKGGGPWVKECTEIIEQLILSGQLQNNMSDIKKWVETTWLQR; encoded by the coding sequence ATGAATAAATTATTTGGTCAGGCGCTGCCGGTGCTAAATGATATCGAAGCTCACGGGTTTGAGGCTTATTTTGTCGGCGGATGTGTGCGTGATTATTTTCTGAAGAGAGAAATCAATGATATTGATATTGCTGTATCAGCAACCCCGGAAGAAATCAAAAAAATTTTTAATAAAACGATTGATATAGGAATAGAACATGGAACCGTAATGGTTTTGCATGAAAAAGGTCAGTTTGAAGTGACAACCTTCAGAACTGAAAGTACTTATTCTGATAGCAGAAGGCCGGATGAAGTTACATTTGTTAGATCTCTAGAAGAGGATCTCAAAAGAAGAGATTTTACAATGAACGCCATGGCACTCTCTTCATCCTATCAGCTGACAGACCTTTTTGGTGGGCGTATTGATCTTAGCAACAGGGAGATCAGGACAGTTGGTATTCCGGATGAAAGATTTAATGAAGATGCCCTGCGGATGCTGAGAGCGGTCCGCTTTGTATCCCAGCTGGACTTTTCAATAGAGCATCATACATTCGAAGCAATTAAAAAAAACGCTCATACGTTAACTAAGGTGGCCCAGGAAAGAATTACTGCGGAGTTTGAAAAATTATTAGCCGGTCCGGCAATGCAAAAAGCATTACAATATGCAGTCACAGCAGACATTCTTAGTTATATACCTGATCTGATAACAAAGAATATTGTTATGCTTTTAAAAGAGTTGAAATGGCAGTCACTTCAGCCCGAGGAACGGCTGGCGCTGATTATTTGTATCGGTGAATACCAGGATATATTTGTCCTGCTCAAAAAGTGGAGAATGTCTAATAAAGTGATTCAAAAACAAAAGCTGTTAGCAGATCTTTTGCAGCTCAGGAAAAACAGGATGTTTAACCGTGTGGATCTATATCATTATGGAATAGAAGCTGTAAAGTCAGCTGAGAGGATCACTGCTGTATGGAATCGTGAATACTTCAATTCAGAGCATCTGGATAATCTTTATCAATCAATGGTCATCAAAACCAGGTCTGATCTCGCTTTCAGAGGATCCCATCTAATAAAATGGACAGGCAAAGGGGGAGGCCCCTGGGTTAAAGAATGCACTGAAATCATCGAACAATTAATTCTCAGCGGTCAATTACAAAACAATATGAGTGATATTAAAAAGTGGGTGGAAACAACATGGCTTCAAAGATAA
- a CDS encoding deacetylase: MHEADILAIGAHSDDVEIGMGGTLAKWINEGLTAVICDLTRAEKSSNGTPENRLFEADNAARILGVKRRINLDLGDRNFTADQQSIERVVRVIREVRPKIVFCPYYEDRHPDHIHAAKLVLEAVFSSRIRKIDTGQEPHKTQVYHYMINGIHKPDFVIDITDFSDQKLRALTAYQSQFTPVDGVQTPLTDDYIETVMSRDRVFGKEVEVKMAEGFKTDKPLLLDKHIAGVL, encoded by the coding sequence ATGCATGAAGCCGATATACTGGCGATAGGCGCTCATTCAGATGACGTGGAGATCGGAATGGGCGGCACACTGGCCAAGTGGATAAATGAAGGATTAACTGCAGTGATCTGTGATCTGACGAGAGCAGAAAAATCATCAAACGGCACACCGGAAAACAGACTGTTCGAAGCTGATAACGCAGCACGGATTCTGGGTGTGAAAAGAAGAATAAATCTTGATCTGGGTGACCGGAATTTTACGGCTGATCAGCAGTCAATTGAACGGGTTGTAAGAGTTATCAGGGAAGTCAGACCGAAAATTGTATTCTGTCCATATTATGAAGACAGACACCCTGATCATATTCATGCAGCAAAGCTTGTTCTTGAAGCTGTATTTTCTTCAAGGATTAGAAAAATTGACACCGGTCAAGAACCGCATAAGACACAAGTATATCATTATATGATCAATGGAATACATAAACCAGATTTTGTCATTGATATAACTGATTTCAGTGATCAGAAGTTACGCGCACTCACCGCTTATCAAAGTCAATTCACACCTGTCGATGGCGTTCAGACTCCACTGACTGATGATTATATAGAAACGGTTATGTCGCGTGACAGAGTTTTTGGTAAAGAAGTAGAAGTAAAGATGGCTGAAGGATTTAAGACTGATAAACCCCTTCTCCTAGACAAACATATAGCAGGTGTATTATGA
- a CDS encoding methylglyoxal synthase: MNIALIAHDEKKEELLKFVDEFKEEFAKHQLFATGTTGKKINELTNLPIHRFKSGPLGGDQEIGAKIANQELDAVFFFRDPLTAQPHEPDVSALVRLGDVYNIPMATNIGSAHILISGIIRGELKHA; encoded by the coding sequence ATGAATATCGCATTAATCGCCCATGATGAGAAAAAAGAAGAACTATTGAAATTTGTTGATGAATTCAAAGAAGAATTTGCGAAACATCAACTCTTTGCAACCGGAACAACAGGGAAAAAAATAAATGAACTGACAAATCTTCCAATACACAGATTTAAATCCGGTCCGCTCGGTGGAGATCAGGAAATTGGTGCTAAGATTGCAAATCAGGAGCTAGACGCGGTATTCTTTTTCCGGGATCCACTTACAGCCCAGCCGCATGAACCGGATGTTTCCGCGCTTGTAAGGCTCGGTGATGTCTACAACATTCCAATGGCGACAAATATCGGGTCTGCTCATATCTTAATTAGCGGAATTATTAGAGGTGAGCTGAAGCATGCATGA
- a CDS encoding dihydrodipicolinate reductase has product MSKDISVVIAGPRGKMGKEAVKLVEQTEGMKLSAVIDRQYNQQKLSDLEGFSADAVIFTSPEECFSTVKPDVLVDLTTPETGYIHAKTALQNGVRPVIGTTGFTKEELEELKELSKENQLGTIIAPNFAIGAILMMKFSQMAAKYFEDVEIIEMHHDQKLDAPSGTGLKTAEMIQKQRASKQQGHPDEKETIEGARGGDIDGIRIHSVRLPGLVAHQQVMFGGEGQLLTIKHDSHDRGSFMSGVKLCIHTIMDLKELIYGVENIID; this is encoded by the coding sequence ATGTCAAAAGATATTTCAGTAGTCATTGCAGGTCCGCGTGGCAAAATGGGGAAAGAAGCAGTAAAGCTGGTAGAACAGACTGAAGGAATGAAGCTTTCGGCTGTTATTGACAGACAGTATAATCAGCAAAAACTGTCTGATCTGGAAGGGTTCAGTGCAGACGCAGTCATCTTTACAAGTCCTGAAGAATGTTTCAGTACTGTAAAACCAGATGTGCTTGTCGATCTCACAACGCCTGAAACAGGGTACATTCATGCTAAAACTGCTCTGCAAAACGGAGTCAGACCGGTTATTGGAACGACCGGTTTTACCAAAGAGGAATTAGAAGAACTAAAGGAGCTGTCAAAAGAAAATCAGTTAGGTACAATTATCGCACCGAACTTTGCAATCGGCGCAATTTTAATGATGAAATTTTCACAAATGGCAGCAAAATATTTTGAAGATGTTGAAATCATTGAAATGCATCATGACCAGAAACTTGATGCACCATCGGGAACCGGACTTAAAACTGCCGAAATGATTCAGAAGCAACGTGCTTCAAAGCAGCAGGGCCATCCTGATGAGAAAGAAACAATTGAAGGCGCACGTGGTGGTGACATTGATGGCATACGCATTCATAGCGTCAGACTGCCTGGTCTTGTTGCTCACCAGCAGGTCATGTTTGGAGGAGAAGGGCAGCTGCTTACAATTAAACATGATTCACATGATCGGGGATCATTCATGTCAGGTGTGAAACTGTGTATTCATACAATTATGGACCTTAAAGAACTGATCTATGGTGTTGAAAATATTATTGATTAA
- a CDS encoding zinc metallopeptidase produces the protein MEILIYFALILILPLWASSRVKKTYKKYSKVQTTANMTGAEVAQRILHENGIYDVAVKPGKGFLSDHYNPRTKEIVLSPDNYHGMSVAGAAVAAHEVGHAIQDAESYAFLRLRHKLVPVANLGSNFSFILIIAGMLLGSMEFMLGGIIFFAAAVLFQFVTLPVEFNASSRAMNQMVGIGLIRNEEEPHAKKVLNAAALTYVAAALVALLELLRFILMFIGMNGDD, from the coding sequence ATGGAAATCCTGATTTATTTTGCGCTGATTTTAATACTGCCTTTATGGGCAAGCAGCCGCGTGAAAAAGACGTATAAAAAATACTCTAAAGTTCAGACAACAGCAAATATGACTGGCGCTGAAGTAGCACAGAGAATTCTTCATGAGAATGGAATTTATGATGTGGCTGTAAAGCCCGGAAAAGGGTTTCTGAGTGATCACTACAATCCGAGAACGAAAGAGATCGTACTATCACCTGATAATTATCATGGTATGTCAGTCGCAGGAGCAGCTGTAGCAGCCCATGAAGTGGGACATGCGATCCAGGACGCTGAAAGTTATGCATTCCTGAGACTGCGCCATAAACTTGTCCCTGTTGCAAATCTAGGATCCAACTTTTCATTTATCCTGATTATTGCAGGTATGCTTCTCGGTTCAATGGAATTTATGCTTGGCGGCATTATTTTCTTCGCTGCAGCAGTTTTGTTCCAGTTTGTTACACTACCGGTTGAATTTAATGCCTCATCCCGTGCTATGAACCAGATGGTTGGTATCGGGCTAATCAGAAATGAAGAAGAACCACACGCTAAGAAAGTATTAAATGCTGCAGCACTTACCTATGTAGCAGCTGCATTAGTGGCACTACTTGAATTGCTCAGATTTATTCTAATGTTTATCGGAATGAATGGAGACGACTAA
- a CDS encoding membrane protein, with protein sequence MKEYIYSWLTNRYFLIILFITNLLGTIYGYYWYRFQLADTEPIFLIFVPDSPTASLFFTIVIFGYLINRQWPLIEALAIITLFKYGIWAVVMNFLTWGVTGEMSAVAWMLVLSHAAMAVQGLLYAPFYRMKIWHIVLAAVWTFHNDVIDYVYMQYPVYSRLAEMIDHIGYFTFWLSVCSVLIAWYAGIYRKEWQRSLHRKE encoded by the coding sequence ATGAAGGAATATATCTATTCTTGGCTGACAAACCGTTACTTTCTGATTATCCTTTTTATTACAAATCTTCTTGGTACAATCTACGGCTACTACTGGTACAGATTTCAATTGGCAGATACAGAACCGATCTTTTTAATCTTTGTACCTGACAGTCCGACTGCCAGTCTTTTCTTTACCATTGTGATTTTCGGTTATTTAATTAACAGGCAGTGGCCGCTCATTGAAGCATTGGCAATCATTACGCTTTTTAAATACGGGATCTGGGCAGTTGTTATGAATTTTTTGACCTGGGGTGTGACGGGTGAGATGTCTGCCGTTGCATGGATGCTCGTACTCTCACATGCTGCGATGGCAGTACAGGGTCTTTTATATGCTCCATTTTACAGAATGAAGATCTGGCATATCGTTCTGGCTGCTGTATGGACATTTCATAATGATGTGATTGACTACGTGTATATGCAGTATCCTGTGTATTCAAGGTTAGCTGAAATGATTGACCACATCGGTTACTTCACTTTCTGGTTAAGTGTTTGTTCGGTGTTAATCGCATGGTATGCGGGAATATATCGAAAAGAATGGCAGAGGTCTTTACATAGAAAAGAATAA
- a CDS encoding cytochrome CBB3: MHRGKGMKFVGDSRVPANRKPNIPKDYSEFPGKTEAFWPNFLLKEWLVGSVFLIGFLALTVAHEPPLEKIADPTDAGYIPLPDWYFLFLYQLLKYDFASGPYNVIGAFVIPGIAFGALLLAPFLDRGPARRPGKRPLATGFMLLAVAATIFLTWESVAYHDWETQRSQGEIVAEVEINTEAEGYAIYEQQGCINCHGENLEGGAGPALAESGLSPEEIADIAVNGQGNMPAGLFEGSDEELQQLAEFLSDPAAE; this comes from the coding sequence ATGCATCGTGGAAAAGGGATGAAGTTTGTCGGAGACTCGCGTGTTCCGGCGAATCGTAAACCAAATATTCCTAAAGATTACTCAGAGTTTCCTGGAAAAACGGAAGCTTTCTGGCCGAACTTTCTATTAAAAGAATGGTTGGTAGGTTCTGTGTTCTTAATTGGCTTCTTAGCTTTAACCGTAGCGCACGAACCGCCGCTTGAGAAAATAGCTGACCCGACGGATGCAGGATATATTCCTCTTCCTGACTGGTACTTCTTATTCTTATACCAGCTGCTGAAATATGATTTCGCTTCTGGTCCATACAACGTAATTGGTGCTTTCGTTATTCCTGGTATTGCATTTGGCGCTTTACTGCTTGCACCATTTCTTGATCGCGGACCGGCGCGCCGTCCTGGTAAGCGACCGCTTGCAACAGGATTTATGCTTCTTGCTGTTGCTGCAACGATCTTCCTGACTTGGGAATCAGTTGCTTATCACGACTGGGAAACACAGCGCAGTCAGGGTGAGATCGTAGCTGAAGTTGAGATCAATACTGAAGCAGAAGGTTATGCGATCTATGAACAGCAGGGCTGTATTAACTGTCATGGTGAAAACCTTGAAGGTGGAGCAGGACCTGCACTAGCTGAATCAGGCCTGTCACCAGAAGAGATTGCTGACATTGCAGTTAACGGACAGGGCAATATGCCTGCCGGACTGTTTGAAGGTTCAGACGAAGAACTTCAGCAGCTTGCTGAATTCCTCTCAGATCCTGCAGCAGAATAA
- a CDS encoding cytochrome B6, whose translation MLNKIYDWVDERLDITPMWRDIADHEVPEHVNPAHHFSAFVYCFGGLTFFVTVIQILSGMFLTMYYVPDIENAWRSVYYLQNEVAFGVIVRGMHHWGASLVIVMMFLHTLRVFFTGAYKKPRELNWVVGVLIFFVMLGLGFTGYLLPWDMKALFATKVGIEIAAATPFIGEQIRVLLAGDASILGAQTLTRFFAIHVFFLPGALLGLMAAHFIMIRKQGISGPL comes from the coding sequence GTGCTTAATAAGATTTATGATTGGGTAGATGAACGGTTGGATATCACCCCAATGTGGCGTGACATTGCTGATCACGAAGTTCCTGAGCACGTTAACCCCGCTCACCACTTCTCAGCTTTCGTATACTGCTTCGGCGGATTGACATTCTTTGTTACCGTTATACAGATCTTATCCGGAATGTTTTTGACCATGTATTATGTGCCGGATATCGAAAATGCATGGCGTTCAGTTTATTACTTACAAAATGAAGTTGCCTTCGGCGTTATTGTCCGTGGGATGCACCACTGGGGAGCCAGTCTTGTTATTGTCATGATGTTTCTTCATACTTTACGGGTATTCTTCACAGGTGCCTACAAAAAGCCGCGTGAGCTTAACTGGGTAGTAGGCGTACTTATTTTCTTCGTTATGCTTGGACTAGGTTTCACAGGTTATCTTCTGCCTTGGGATATGAAAGCGTTATTCGCAACTAAGGTAGGTATTGAAATTGCTGCTGCAACACCATTTATCGGTGAGCAGATCCGTGTTCTATTAGCAGGGGATGCGAGCATACTGGGTGCTCAGACATTAACCAGATTCTTTGCAATTCACGTATTCTTCCTGCCAGGTGCACTACTTGGTCTGATGGCAGCCCACTTTATCATGATTCGTAAGCAGGGTATCTCAGGACCACTGTAA
- a CDS encoding menaquinol-cytochrome C reductase iron-sulfur subunit, whose product MSNQRVSRRQFLNYTLTGVGGFMAAGMLMPMVRFAIDPVLTAEAGGDFISTGTSVDELSDVPTRVDFSYEQKDAWYTSEVTQTAWVYLDENQEVVALNPTCKHLGCTVNWEGRESDPNRFFCPCHNGLYEKSGKNVPGTPPTAPLDMFETRVSDDGILQLGQVVPNTIA is encoded by the coding sequence ATGAGTAATCAGCGTGTTTCACGTCGTCAATTTTTAAACTATACATTAACTGGTGTAGGCGGTTTCATGGCTGCAGGTATGCTTATGCCAATGGTGCGTTTTGCGATTGATCCTGTATTAACTGCTGAAGCCGGAGGGGATTTCATCTCTACTGGTACTTCGGTTGATGAATTGAGTGACGTACCAACCCGTGTAGACTTTTCTTATGAACAGAAAGATGCATGGTATACGTCCGAAGTAACTCAGACTGCTTGGGTTTATCTTGATGAAAATCAGGAAGTTGTTGCACTGAACCCAACATGTAAACACTTAGGCTGTACAGTTAACTGGGAAGGAAGAGAAAGCGATCCTAACAGATTCTTCTGCCCTTGCCACAATGGACTGTATGAAAAATCCGGTAAAAACGTACCGGGAACGCCACCGACTGCTCCTCTTGACATGTTCGAGACGAGAGTATCTGACGATGGCATCTTGCAGCTTGGACAAGTTGTTCCAAACACAATTGCATAG